AACCGCAGTTGGCGATCGCGGTTGCGCTCTTTCGGAAGGGGAACCAAACCGAAGCGCTCACGCTCGGAGAAAGTGCATTGAAGCAAGATGTCCGCTATAGCGAGCCGAAATTCCTCAAAGAGAATCTTTGGGGCGATAAACTCATGGCAGATACTCAAAGATTTTTTGCCTTACCGCGGATTCAAGCGGTTATTGCTCAGGCGCAATCTGAACAAGAACGCCGCAATCAGTAGTATCTCAAGAGTTGGGCGTGAATTTATCTGTTTTCGCAGGGGTGGCATCGTGCGCTTAAGAGCCGTTTCGCCAAATCAATATCACCGTAAAAGCCGCAGACGATCGTTTCCCTGGCTGCTTCTACTCACGCCGATCGTGCTGTGGATGGGAGTACGATCGGCAAGGCTATATTTTGAGCAACCGGATGCCATCTTGGTACTCGGTGGAGCAGAAGAGCGCGAGATTTTCAGCGCCAAATTTGCCAAACAGCATCCGAATCTTCCGGTCTGGATTTCATCGGGTGCGCCACGTGAGTATGCAGAGCGCGTCTTTACTAAAACAGGTGTGAGCCTGCAACGGCTGCACTTAGATTATGAAGCGGTCGATACGGTGACGAACTTCACCTCGATCGCCGATCGCTTGCGTCAGCAAAATATTCGCAGCGTTTATCTCATTACCTCGGACTATCATATGCGCCGCGCTCAGATTATCGGCGAAATCGTCTTAGGGAGTCGTGGGATCAATATTCGACCGATTGCAATCCCGTCGAATCAGTCGGAAGAA
This genomic window from Cyanobacteria bacterium FACHB-DQ100 contains:
- a CDS encoding YdcF family protein, with translation MGVRSARLYFEQPDAILVLGGAEEREIFSAKFAKQHPNLPVWISSGAPREYAERVFTKTGVSLQRLHLDYEAVDTVTNFTSIADRLRQQNIRSVYLITSDYHMRRAQIIGEIVLGSRGINIRPIAIPSNQSEESLSKAVRDGGRALLWVTTGRTGASLAPASKGN